The proteins below come from a single Denticeps clupeoides chromosome 15, fDenClu1.1, whole genome shotgun sequence genomic window:
- the adipor2 gene encoding adiponectin receptor protein 2, translating into MSPHEHHATTPSRKADLNSEQPPHNGSMPGSEEQEAMEKTVEEEGDEEVEERNTDEGFMAMAPLLQAHHAMEKMEEFVHKVWDGRWRLFPHDVLPDWLKDNDFIVHGHRPPMPSFRACFKSIFRIHTETGNIWTHLLGCLFFLCLGIVYMFRPNISFVAPFQEKIVIGMFFLGAILCLSFSWLFHTVYCHSEGVSRVFSKLDYSGIAFLIMGSFVPWLYYSFYCSPQPCFIYLIVICVLGISAITVSQCDFFATPQYRGVRAGVFVGLGLSGVVPTLHFVISEGFLKATTIGQMGWLFLMALLYITGACLYAARIPERFFPGKCDIWFHSHQLFHVLVVAGAFVHFHGVSNLQEFRYTAGGGCAEDSAL; encoded by the exons ATGAGCCCACATGAGCATCATGCTACCACGCCCTCAAGAAAAGCTGACCTCAACAGCGAACAGCCCCCACACAATGGG AGTATGCCGGGGAGTGAGGAGCAGGAGGCAATGGAGAAGACCGTagaggaggagggagatgaggaggtggaggagaggaacaCCGATGAAGGCTTTATGGCCATGGCACCCTTGCTACAGGCCCACCATGCCatggagaagatggaggagtTTGTGCACAAG GTTTGGGATGGAAGATGGCGCCTTTTTCCTCATGACGTGCTACCCGATTGGCTGAAGGACAATGACTTCATAGTTCATGGGCACCGGCCGCCCATGCCCTCTTTTAGAGCCTGCTTCAAGAGCATCTTCAGGATCCACACAGAGACAGGCAACATCTGGACACATCTGCTTG GATGCCTGTTCTTCTTGTGTTTGGGGATCGTGTACATGTTCAGACCCAACATATCCTTCGTGGCACCGTTCCAAGAGAAGATAGTGATTGGGATGTTTTTCTTGGGTGCTATCCTGTGCCTGTCCTTCTCCTGGCTCTTCCACACGGTCTACTGCCATTCAGAAGGCGTCTCCCGGGTTTTTTCAAA GTTGGACTACTCCGGCATAGCCTTCCTGATCATGGGGAGCTTTGTTCCGTGGCTATACTACTCCTTTTACTGCTCACCACAGCCTTGCTTCATCTACCTTATAGTCATCTGCGTCCTGGGCATCTCAGCCATCACCGTCTCACAGTGTGACTTCTTTGCCACGCCTCAGTACCGTGGCGTCCGAGCCG gtgtgtttgtgggacTGGGTCTGAGTGGAGTGGTCCCCACGCTGCACTTTGTCATCTCAGAGGGCTTCCTGAAGGCTACTACCATAGGCCAGATGGGCTGGCTCTTCCTCATGGCCCTCCTCTACATCACAGGAGCCTGCCTGTATGCTGCGCGTATCCCTGAGAGGTTCTTCCCTGGGAAGTGTGACATTTGG TTCCACTCTCATCAGCTGTTCCACGTGCTGGTGGTTGCGGGGGCGTTCGTGCATTTCCACGGCGTTTCCAACCTACAGGAGTTCCGCTACACGGCCGGGGGAGGCTGCGCCGAGGACAGTGCCCTGTGA